From Streptomyces sp. NBC_01460, a single genomic window includes:
- a CDS encoding DUF6221 family protein, producing MADNSDLLAFVRARLAEEEQIAREAGGDGWRMPAEAPGEVHDRTSGIAFVVRSRGYDRHIAFQDPARTLRRVETTRVLLDEYEEIAALDTDRPSQDFASGRAVGLGFVVRQMAAEHAGHPDYRVKWLPRFSHWGPSAE from the coding sequence ATGGCAGACAACTCGGACCTCTTGGCCTTCGTGCGGGCGCGCCTCGCGGAGGAGGAGCAGATCGCACGGGAAGCGGGCGGCGACGGCTGGCGGATGCCGGCCGAGGCACCCGGCGAGGTGCACGACCGCACGAGCGGCATCGCCTTCGTCGTACGGTCGCGCGGCTACGACCGGCACATCGCCTTCCAGGACCCGGCGCGCACCCTGCGCCGCGTCGAGACCACCAGGGTCCTCCTGGACGAGTACGAGGAGATCGCGGCCCTGGACACGGACCGCCCGTCCCAGGACTTCGCCTCGGGGCGTGCCGTGGGGCTGGGGTTCGTCGTCCGGCAGATGGCGGCCGAGCACGCCGGGCACCCCGACTACCGGGTGAAGTGGCTGCCCCGGTTCTCCCACTGGGGCCCGTCGGCGGAGTAG
- a CDS encoding SDR family oxidoreductase gives MADGASPLEGRVAVVTGAARGLGAAMARELAERGATVALIGREESTLAMVRDTLPGRSRCWEVDITDEAGMAAVAEDVRRTLGPASVVIANAGLAEGGPFSESDPATWRRVIEVNLIGSAITARAFLPQLRTTRGYFLQIASLASIGAAPMMSAYCASKAGVESFAHALRAELAHEGVGVGVGYLNWTDTDMIRDADQHPVLRELRAHMPRPARKVYPARTVALRMVRAAERRRAAVYAPGWLRATQLVRAAMPPVVTALSKREVPRLERKARFEATGLLGAGGRADSDAAGSHLADG, from the coding sequence ATGGCGGACGGAGCAAGTCCTCTGGAAGGCCGTGTCGCGGTGGTGACCGGCGCCGCGCGGGGCCTCGGTGCGGCGATGGCGCGGGAACTGGCCGAGCGCGGCGCCACGGTCGCCCTGATCGGCCGGGAGGAGTCGACCCTGGCCATGGTGCGGGACACGCTCCCCGGACGGTCACGTTGCTGGGAGGTCGACATCACCGACGAGGCGGGGATGGCCGCGGTGGCCGAGGACGTACGGAGAACCCTCGGGCCCGCCTCGGTGGTGATCGCCAACGCCGGGCTGGCCGAGGGCGGGCCCTTCTCGGAATCCGACCCGGCGACCTGGCGGCGCGTGATCGAGGTGAACCTGATCGGCAGTGCCATCACCGCACGTGCCTTCCTGCCCCAGCTGCGCACGACGCGGGGGTACTTCCTGCAGATCGCGTCGCTGGCCTCCATCGGCGCGGCGCCCATGATGAGTGCCTACTGTGCGTCGAAGGCGGGTGTGGAGTCGTTCGCCCACGCGCTGCGCGCCGAGCTGGCCCACGAGGGCGTCGGGGTGGGCGTCGGCTACCTGAACTGGACCGACACCGACATGATCCGGGACGCCGACCAGCACCCCGTGCTGCGGGAACTGCGGGCCCACATGCCGAGGCCCGCCCGCAAGGTCTACCCGGCCCGGACCGTGGCGCTCCGCATGGTGCGCGCGGCGGAGCGCCGCCGCGCCGCCGTGTACGCCCCGGGGTGGCTCCGTGCCACCCAGCTGGTCCGGGCGGCGATGCCCCCCGTGGTCACGGCGCTCTCGAAGCGGGAGGTTCCCCGGCTGGAGCGCAAGGCCCGGTTCGAGGCGACAGGACTCCTGGGGGCCGGCGGGCGCGCCGACTCCGACGCGGCGGGCAGCCACCTGGCGGACGGCTGA
- a CDS encoding lamin tail domain-containing protein has protein sequence MSRSARRITATVLASGALLAAAALPATADGRDHGHNRPAQRSAVVLGEIQYESPGRDNGSNRSLNAEWVTVTNTSRHSVNLRGWTLSDESRRTYRFDLRLPGRSSVRVHTGVGRDTRHDVYQDRRNYVWDSRDTATLRDNRGNRVDSESWGRHRDGGHRDGGHRGNR, from the coding sequence ATGTCCCGTTCCGCACGACGGATCACCGCCACCGTTCTCGCCTCAGGTGCCCTGCTCGCCGCAGCGGCCCTGCCGGCCACGGCCGATGGCCGGGACCACGGCCACAACCGGCCGGCCCAGCGCTCGGCGGTCGTCCTGGGCGAGATCCAGTACGAGAGCCCGGGCCGCGACAACGGCTCGAACCGCAGCCTGAACGCCGAGTGGGTCACCGTCACCAACACCAGCCGTCACTCCGTCAACCTCCGCGGCTGGACGCTCTCCGACGAGAGCCGGCGCACGTACAGGTTCGACCTGCGGCTGCCCGGCCGTTCCTCCGTCCGCGTCCACACCGGTGTCGGCCGCGACACCCGCCACGACGTGTACCAGGACCGCCGCAACTACGTGTGGGACAGCAGGGACACCGCCACGCTCCGCGACAACCGCGGGAACAGGGTCGACTCCGAGTCCTGGGGCCGGCACCGCGACGGCGGTCACCGTGACGGCGGCCACCGCGGCAACCGCTGA
- a CDS encoding PfkB family carbohydrate kinase: MTGGPGAVLVLGEALVDLVPVAGDGGVREARFGGAPANVAVGLAGLGTPVSFAGGLGDDGFAAMIEARLRAAGTDLSLCARSALPTALAVAEPDARGTGYHFHLQDTATFRLPDLSAEAAGFGAVYVGGLAAVVEPAASAVRATALAAAGRSLLVVDPNVRRDRTLGPDHGAAALRDLCGLAQVVKASDEDLERLWPGTPPEETCRKLAAGGRLVVLTRGARGSTAYTATAPPVSVPAAPVEVVDTIGAGDAFAAGLLSRMCAHGSFTAHPGPEEVRDMLSHATQAAASVCARAGTELSAPAGS; encoded by the coding sequence GTGACGGGCGGACCCGGCGCCGTCCTGGTGCTCGGCGAGGCCCTCGTCGACCTCGTACCCGTGGCCGGGGACGGTGGTGTACGGGAGGCCCGGTTCGGCGGGGCCCCGGCCAACGTGGCCGTCGGACTGGCCGGGCTGGGCACCCCGGTCTCGTTCGCCGGGGGACTGGGGGACGACGGCTTCGCCGCCATGATCGAGGCCCGGCTCCGGGCGGCGGGGACCGACCTCTCGCTCTGCGCACGCTCCGCCCTGCCCACGGCGCTCGCCGTCGCCGAGCCGGACGCCCGGGGCACGGGGTACCACTTCCACCTCCAGGACACGGCGACGTTCCGGCTTCCGGACCTCTCCGCCGAGGCCGCCGGGTTCGGAGCCGTGTACGTGGGCGGCCTCGCGGCCGTCGTCGAGCCCGCCGCGTCGGCCGTCCGGGCCACCGCCCTCGCGGCCGCCGGACGGTCCCTCCTCGTCGTGGACCCCAACGTCCGCCGGGACCGCACCCTGGGCCCGGACCACGGCGCGGCCGCCCTGCGCGACCTGTGCGGCCTCGCCCAGGTCGTCAAGGCCAGCGACGAGGACCTGGAGAGACTGTGGCCGGGGACGCCCCCGGAGGAGACCTGCCGGAAGCTGGCGGCCGGAGGCCGCCTGGTGGTCCTCACCCGGGGAGCCCGCGGCAGCACGGCGTACACCGCGACGGCGCCACCGGTGTCCGTCCCGGCCGCGCCCGTCGAGGTCGTCGACACGATCGGCGCGGGCGACGCCTTCGCCGCGGGCCTGCTGAGCCGGATGTGCGCCCACGGCTCCTTCACGGCGCATCCCGGTCCTGAGGAGGTACGGGACATGCTGTCCCACGCCACCCAGGCGGCCGCCTCGGTGTGCGCGCGTGCGGGCACGGAGCTCTCCGCCCCCGCCGGAAGCTGA
- a CDS encoding carbohydrate ABC transporter permease — protein sequence MTTTTVPAPAPDARRFLRRARRRSAALGLLAWAAGLAFCLPALWMLLTSLHAESDAATNPPSLFAPLTLDGYRAFFGADTGVTPWPPLLNSLGASFFSTLLVLLLALPAAYALSIRRVRKWTDVMFFFLSTKMLPVVAGLLPVYLFAKNAGLLDNIWLLVLLYTSMNLPIAVWMMQSFLADVPVSVIEAAQVDGARLPTVLARVVAPMAAPGIAATALICFIFSWNELLFARVLTGVVAQTAPVFLTGFVTSQGLFLAQLCAASVVVSLPVLAAGYAAQDKLVQGLSLGAVK from the coding sequence ATGACCACCACCACCGTCCCCGCGCCCGCCCCGGACGCGCGACGCTTCCTGCGACGGGCCCGACGGCGATCCGCTGCACTGGGCCTGCTGGCCTGGGCGGCAGGGCTGGCCTTCTGCCTGCCCGCCCTGTGGATGCTGCTGACCTCGCTGCACGCCGAGTCCGACGCCGCGACCAACCCGCCCTCCCTCTTCGCGCCGCTCACCCTCGACGGCTACCGGGCCTTCTTCGGCGCCGACACGGGCGTCACCCCGTGGCCGCCCCTGCTCAACTCCCTGGGCGCGTCCTTCTTCTCCACGCTCCTGGTGCTGCTGCTGGCGCTCCCGGCGGCGTACGCCCTCTCCATCCGGCGGGTGCGCAAGTGGACGGACGTGATGTTCTTCTTCCTCTCCACGAAGATGCTGCCCGTCGTCGCGGGGCTCCTGCCCGTCTACCTGTTCGCCAAGAACGCCGGGCTGCTCGACAACATCTGGCTCCTCGTCCTGCTCTACACCTCGATGAACCTGCCGATCGCCGTCTGGATGATGCAGTCCTTCCTCGCGGACGTACCCGTTTCCGTCATCGAGGCGGCCCAGGTCGACGGCGCGAGGCTGCCGACCGTCCTGGCCAGGGTGGTCGCGCCGATGGCCGCACCGGGCATCGCGGCCACCGCGCTCATCTGCTTCATCTTCAGCTGGAACGAACTGCTCTTCGCGCGGGTGCTCACCGGTGTCGTCGCCCAGACCGCGCCCGTCTTCCTCACCGGATTCGTCACCAGCCAGGGCCTCTTCCTGGCCCAGCTGTGCGCCGCGTCCGTCGTCGTGTCCCTGCCGGTGCTCGCCGCCGGCTACGCCGCCCAGGACAAACTCGTCCAGGGCCTGTCTCTCGGAGCAGTGAAATAA
- a CDS encoding SpoIIE family protein phosphatase: MTWSPDGSRTPDGLPLVLAQAVVSAVDAVGGYAGGVYLSSRTPGLLRMAVLAGLPGPLLRPWWRMHVNRPFPVAEAYRANQPVYLGDAEDAMRRFPQLMAGLPFPFGSLYAPVPGATAPVGVLVVLRYATRGVPVGGADRRRLEALAARLGADLAAQEAPVLWDGDPTLVRLPSGTARPLRVGHFEWDTAAGSVTADDDTHEILGIGRTTDAPALSMEALTAELLPEDVYGLWALGIRAARSPEPHVRRMRLWGPGGRPLLVELSGHGEHGGRAGRLTGVVFDQGAGPVVPDAADLIPRGVLSQDRLGRITYVNSLAEEILGHSKAELTGRSLAEALPWLANTAYEDHHRAALFSDDPVYFLARRTPTQWLSVAMFPGRDGVTITFSPSGRPGRTPESDTTPGGELGSPADRSAVLYRPVALAIALTEAVTARQVSAVVTEELLPAFGGRQLAIYLQNEGRLYLAWETGFPRGFLDRFDGVGLDTRIPGVDTLTTGRPLFFESMELLGEAYPGIPMDTSVGARAFLPLIASGRPVGSCILGFDQPRGFSPEERTVLTALAGLIAQALQRAQRYDTESALARGLQDALLPHRLPVVDHVDTVGRYLSGTQDIEIGGDWYDVIETGSGLALVIGDVQGHGVAAAATMGQLRSAVRAFALIGQEPQEIMSATNRLLIGLDPGQFASCCYVLLDPATGVVRAVRAGHPQPVLRHADGRTVVLDLPGGVVLGVDPDASYPVTELRLGPGAVLALFTDGLVEKSSRDIDEGIERLRGTLAEVGHMPLAEAADRIIGRAQQDEDRPDDIALLMAARRPPTG; this comes from the coding sequence GTGACCTGGAGCCCCGATGGCAGCCGAACGCCCGACGGACTGCCGCTGGTGCTCGCCCAGGCCGTGGTGAGCGCGGTGGACGCCGTCGGCGGGTACGCCGGTGGCGTCTACCTGAGCTCCCGGACCCCGGGCCTCCTGCGGATGGCGGTGCTGGCCGGGCTGCCGGGCCCGCTCCTGCGCCCCTGGTGGCGGATGCACGTGAACCGGCCGTTCCCGGTCGCCGAGGCCTACCGTGCGAACCAGCCGGTGTACCTGGGGGACGCGGAGGACGCCATGCGCCGGTTCCCGCAGCTGATGGCTGGCCTTCCGTTCCCCTTCGGGTCGCTCTACGCGCCCGTCCCCGGCGCGACCGCACCCGTGGGCGTGCTCGTCGTGCTGCGCTACGCGACCCGCGGGGTGCCGGTCGGCGGGGCGGACCGGCGCCGGCTGGAGGCCCTCGCCGCGCGGCTCGGCGCCGACCTCGCCGCACAGGAGGCCCCGGTCCTGTGGGACGGCGACCCCACGCTCGTACGGCTGCCCTCGGGCACCGCGCGACCGCTGCGCGTCGGGCACTTCGAGTGGGACACGGCTGCCGGATCCGTCACCGCGGACGACGACACGCACGAGATCCTGGGCATCGGGCGGACGACCGACGCGCCGGCGCTGTCGATGGAGGCGCTGACGGCGGAGCTGCTCCCCGAGGACGTGTACGGGCTGTGGGCCCTGGGGATCAGGGCCGCGCGGTCCCCGGAGCCGCATGTGCGCCGGATGCGGCTCTGGGGGCCGGGCGGCCGCCCCCTCCTCGTCGAGCTCTCCGGCCACGGGGAGCACGGCGGCCGGGCGGGCAGGCTGACCGGTGTCGTGTTCGACCAGGGGGCCGGGCCGGTCGTCCCGGACGCCGCCGACCTGATCCCGCGCGGCGTGCTGTCCCAGGACCGGCTCGGACGGATCACCTACGTCAACAGCCTGGCCGAGGAGATCCTCGGCCACAGCAAGGCGGAACTGACCGGACGCTCCCTCGCGGAGGCGCTGCCCTGGCTCGCGAACACCGCCTACGAGGACCACCACCGGGCGGCCCTGTTCTCCGACGACCCCGTGTACTTCCTCGCCCGGCGCACCCCGACGCAGTGGCTGTCCGTGGCGATGTTCCCCGGCCGCGACGGGGTCACGATCACGTTCAGCCCCTCGGGACGGCCCGGCCGCACCCCTGAATCCGACACCACGCCGGGCGGGGAGCTCGGCTCACCGGCCGACCGCTCAGCCGTCCTGTACCGGCCCGTCGCCCTCGCCATCGCGCTGACGGAGGCCGTCACGGCGCGCCAGGTCTCGGCCGTGGTCACGGAGGAACTGCTGCCCGCCTTCGGGGGAAGACAGCTGGCCATCTACCTCCAGAACGAGGGACGCCTCTACCTGGCCTGGGAGACGGGCTTCCCCCGTGGTTTCCTGGACCGCTTCGACGGAGTCGGCCTCGACACCCGCATCCCGGGCGTGGACACGCTCACGACCGGACGGCCCCTGTTCTTCGAATCCATGGAACTGCTCGGCGAGGCGTACCCCGGCATCCCCATGGACACCAGTGTCGGCGCCCGCGCCTTCCTGCCCCTGATCGCCTCGGGCCGCCCGGTCGGTTCGTGCATCCTCGGCTTCGACCAGCCCCGGGGGTTCAGCCCGGAGGAGCGCACCGTGCTCACCGCGCTGGCCGGGCTGATCGCCCAGGCGCTCCAGCGAGCCCAGCGCTACGACACCGAGTCCGCGCTCGCCCGGGGACTCCAGGACGCCCTGCTGCCCCACCGGCTGCCCGTCGTCGACCATGTCGACACCGTCGGGCGCTACCTCTCGGGTACCCAGGACATCGAGATCGGCGGCGACTGGTACGACGTCATCGAGACCGGCAGCGGACTCGCGCTCGTCATCGGCGACGTCCAGGGACACGGTGTCGCGGCGGCCGCCACCATGGGCCAACTGCGCAGCGCTGTACGGGCCTTCGCTCTCATCGGGCAGGAACCGCAGGAGATCATGAGCGCCACCAACCGGCTGCTCATCGGGCTCGACCCCGGTCAGTTCGCCAGCTGCTGCTACGTGCTGCTCGACCCCGCCACCGGTGTCGTCAGGGCCGTGCGCGCCGGACACCCCCAGCCCGTCCTGCGGCACGCCGACGGCCGGACCGTGGTCCTCGACCTCCCCGGAGGGGTGGTGCTCGGCGTCGACCCGGACGCCTCGTACCCGGTCACCGAGCTGCGCCTCGGCCCGGGAGCCGTCCTGGCCCTGTTCACGGACGGCCTGGTGGAGAAGTCGAGCAGGGACATCGACGAGGGCATCGAGCGTCTGCGCGGCACCCTGGCCGAGGTCGGCCACATGCCGCTCGCCGAGGCCGCGGACCGGATCATCGGACGGGCCCAGCAGGACGAGGACCGCCCCGACGACATCGCGCTGCTCATGGCAGCCCGCCGGCCTCCGACCGGCTGA
- a CDS encoding carbohydrate ABC transporter permease — translation MTTAVGTTPQSPPRPPAAPGRRRTGPRAWATRAPLLPALVFLIAVTQLPFVATLVISLFDWNSLNPDKRAFNGLDNYASVFTDTALRESVLTTILLTAGVVIATVVLGLGLALLLDRTFFGRGLVRTLLITPFLIVPVSAALLWKHALYNPEYGLLNGALSWLGELFGDTSPSQPDWIADMPLLAVIAALVWQWTPFMMLILLAGLQSRPAEVVEAARLDGASAWQTFRYLTLPHLRRYLELGVLLGAVYIVQNFDAVFTITAGGLGTANLPYTIYQTFYQAHEYGLASAAGVVVVIGTIVIATFALRTVSSLFSEEANRA, via the coding sequence ATGACCACAGCAGTCGGCACCACCCCGCAGTCGCCGCCCCGGCCGCCCGCCGCACCCGGACGGAGGAGGACCGGCCCCCGGGCCTGGGCCACCAGGGCCCCGCTCCTGCCCGCCCTGGTCTTCCTGATCGCCGTCACCCAGCTGCCGTTCGTGGCGACCCTGGTGATCTCCCTCTTCGACTGGAACTCCCTCAACCCCGACAAGCGCGCCTTCAACGGCCTCGACAACTACGCCTCCGTCTTCACGGACACCGCACTGCGCGAATCCGTCCTCACCACGATCCTCCTGACGGCCGGCGTGGTCATCGCCACCGTGGTCCTCGGACTCGGCCTGGCCCTGCTCCTGGACCGCACGTTCTTCGGCCGCGGCCTGGTCCGCACCCTGCTCATCACGCCGTTCCTGATCGTGCCCGTCTCGGCCGCCCTGCTCTGGAAGCACGCGCTCTACAACCCGGAGTACGGCCTCCTCAACGGCGCGCTGAGCTGGCTCGGTGAGCTCTTCGGCGACACGAGCCCGAGCCAGCCGGACTGGATCGCGGACATGCCGCTGCTCGCCGTCATCGCCGCACTGGTCTGGCAGTGGACGCCGTTCATGATGCTCATCCTGCTCGCGGGGCTCCAGAGCCGGCCCGCCGAGGTCGTCGAGGCGGCACGCCTCGACGGGGCGAGCGCCTGGCAGACCTTCCGCTACCTGACCCTGCCGCACCTGCGCAGATACCTCGAACTCGGGGTGCTGCTCGGCGCCGTCTACATCGTGCAGAACTTCGACGCCGTCTTCACCATCACCGCGGGCGGCCTCGGCACCGCCAACCTGCCCTACACGATCTACCAGACCTTCTACCAGGCCCACGAATACGGACTGGCGTCCGCCGCGGGGGTCGTGGTGGTGATCGGCACGATCGTCATCGCCACCTTCGCGCTCCGGACCGTCTCGTCCCTCTTCAGTGAGGAGGCGAACCGCGCATGA
- a CDS encoding peptidylprolyl isomerase, with protein MTIKAYFDITIDDQPAGRIVFNLFDDVAPKTAENFRALATGEQGFGYAGSPFHRVIPDFMLQGGDFTRGDGTGGKSIYGEKFADENFTLKHNKPGLLSMANAGPNSNGSQFFITTVLTPWLDGKHVVFGEVADDASMELVRKIESYGTSSGRTKAQIAVSASGVL; from the coding sequence ATGACCATCAAGGCGTATTTCGACATCACCATCGACGACCAGCCCGCCGGGCGGATCGTGTTCAACCTCTTCGACGACGTTGCCCCCAAGACCGCGGAGAACTTCCGTGCGCTGGCCACCGGTGAGCAGGGCTTCGGCTACGCCGGCTCGCCGTTCCACCGGGTCATCCCGGACTTCATGCTCCAGGGCGGTGACTTCACCCGGGGCGACGGCACCGGCGGCAAGAGCATCTACGGCGAGAAGTTCGCCGACGAGAACTTCACCCTGAAGCACAACAAGCCGGGTCTGCTCTCCATGGCCAACGCCGGCCCGAACAGCAACGGTTCGCAGTTCTTCATCACCACCGTCCTCACCCCGTGGCTCGACGGCAAGCACGTCGTGTTCGGCGAGGTCGCCGACGACGCCAGCATGGAGCTCGTCCGCAAGATCGAGTCGTACGGCACCTCGTCCGGCAGGACCAAGGCGCAGATCGCCGTCTCGGCGTCCGGCGTTCTCTGA
- a CDS encoding zinc-dependent alcohol dehydrogenase family protein yields the protein MRAAIVEAPGKVSVTTVPDPTPGPREVVVSVASCGLCGTDLHILQGEFAPTLPLVPGHEFAGEIVGVGRDVTELAVGDRVAVDPSLHCHECRYCRSGRGNLCERWAAIGVTVSGGAAEYAVAPVANCVRLPEHIDVKDAALIEPLSCAVRGYDVLSSTLGAEVLIYGSGTMGLMMLELAKRTGAAGVDILDVNPERLATAGLLGCSRSAAGADELDRPGGWDVVIDATGNAAAIQDGLGRVAKGGTFLQFGVADYATTAVIEPYRIYNQEITITGSMAVLHSYERAAALFATGVLDPAVFISDRLPLDRYPQAIDRFKAGIGRKIVVEP from the coding sequence ATGCGGGCAGCGATCGTCGAAGCCCCCGGCAAGGTCTCCGTCACCACCGTTCCCGACCCCACGCCCGGACCCCGTGAGGTCGTCGTGTCCGTCGCCTCGTGCGGGCTCTGCGGAACCGATCTGCACATCCTCCAGGGCGAGTTCGCGCCCACCCTGCCGCTCGTCCCGGGCCACGAGTTCGCCGGGGAGATCGTGGGTGTGGGGCGCGACGTCACGGAGCTGGCCGTCGGCGACCGCGTCGCCGTCGACCCCTCCCTGCACTGCCACGAGTGCCGCTACTGCCGTAGCGGACGCGGCAACCTCTGCGAGCGCTGGGCCGCCATCGGCGTCACCGTCTCCGGCGGCGCCGCCGAGTACGCCGTGGCCCCCGTGGCCAACTGCGTCCGGCTGCCCGAACACATCGACGTGAAGGACGCGGCCCTGATCGAGCCGCTGTCCTGCGCGGTCCGGGGTTACGACGTCCTGAGCAGCACCCTCGGAGCCGAGGTGCTGATCTACGGATCGGGAACCATGGGCCTGATGATGCTGGAGCTCGCCAAGCGCACCGGCGCGGCGGGCGTGGACATCCTCGACGTCAACCCCGAACGCCTCGCCACGGCCGGCCTCCTGGGCTGTTCCCGTTCGGCCGCCGGGGCCGACGAACTGGACCGGCCCGGCGGCTGGGACGTCGTCATCGACGCGACGGGCAACGCGGCGGCCATCCAGGACGGTCTGGGACGCGTCGCCAAGGGCGGCACCTTCCTCCAGTTCGGGGTCGCCGACTACGCCACGACGGCGGTCATCGAGCCCTACCGCATCTACAACCAGGAGATCACCATCACCGGCTCGATGGCCGTCCTGCACAGCTACGAGCGCGCCGCCGCGCTCTTCGCCACCGGGGTGCTCGACCCGGCGGTCTTCATCAGTGACCGGCTGCCGCTCGACCGGTACCCGCAGGCGATCGACCGCTTCAAGGCGGGCATCGGCCGCAAGATCGTGGTCGAGCCGTGA